The window GAGGACGCTACTTAAAGTGGGACATGGAGAGCGGCTATCGCTGTATACCATCGCCATTATATCGACAGAAcaattattttaaattagGTACCAAGTCAAAGAATTTCATCCTGCGTgttataaatattatttaattattttctttttagaATATTTAGTTAGTCATATGGAAACAAATTAAGACACCTTAACAAGACGCATGATACAACCAAGGTTACGTGTATCACGCAGTCAATGTCACATGTCCCAGAGTACTCTCTATGTTTTTTATTATGCCAAATTCTATAGGTAGTGAGCACCTCTGCTGGCTATGGAGATTTCACATCCACTTGCCATGATTGGACTACTCCGTCATCGCCCGTGGTGACTAGCATTTCCTCCTCACCTCTTCTCGTCGAACCCGCATCGTGTCTCTTACACCAGGTGATATGGTTAATCTCGTAGGGGCCATGGGCGTTGGGAACCGTGGTCAAAAGCTGCCACTGTGGACCACTGACGGCGGAGCTATCGTGATTCGAGCCTGCAGAGTCATTAGGCGCGTTATTTTCGGGGGCAGACTGGAAGTTTGAGACAACGTCGCTGTCTTCTTTGTACAAAGCGACGATGCCATCACTCCCGGTGCTGGCTACAAGGCCAGAATCAGCGCTCCATGTAACCGAATATACGTCCTTGTCGTGTACTTTGGGCAGCACGGCTGTGCAATTCCACTGTTCTCTAAAAGACCTTCTCATCGTGCTTGGTATGCCACCTAGCCGATCTTGAGGTATTGTTGAACCATCTGCATCGGTAccctctttctcttgctcAAGCGTCCACACACGGATCGTTCCATCGGCCGAAAATGTCATGAGTCTAGGAAATTCATCATTTTTTGGCTGTGGTTCCCATTCTACTCCCCAAACCGTTCCCTGGTGTCCCTGTAGGACAGCGACGCAGACCCACTCCCCATCAGAGTCTTCGCGCCAGATTCGTGCTGTGTTATCATAACTGGCGCTGGCGAGTACGTCAACGCTGTAATAGCGCTGCCCAACATTGTTGCGCCCAGGTACGTCGGGACACCAGGCTACGGCTTTTACATCTCCCTCGTGTTCGTTGAGAACCGCAATGGTTTCCCAGTCGTCCTCGGACTCAGCACTGGCTATGTCTTCCCAAATCCAAATAGATTTGTCACGCGAGCAGGTTGCGAGGTAAGCGCCGGATGGAGAAAAGGCGCAGCCTTTGACTTCCGAGTCATGGCCCTCAAGCACAAGGTTGTAGTCCCAGTCGCCAGTCTTGACAGAATCTTCATTCCCCGGCCCTCTCGTCATATCCCTGCCAAGGCCATCGGCGGAatcatcgtcgccctcgTCACCCCCGTTGGCCCAGCGCCACACGCCAGCGGAAGAATCGAAACTGCCTGTGATGAGGCATAGATTATGCGGCGGCAGGTTGGGTTTCCATGACACGCTCCGGACGGAACGTGAGTGGCCATCGGCCAAGACGCTGTGTAAAGAAAGTGTGGATAGGGAGAAGACGGTGACATTCTTTCCGTGCGCGGTTGCAATCAGAGGAAGATTCGGATGTGGTATCGATACCCAGGCACGCTCGTGGAGATCGGGTTTTAGGGATTGCAACTGAATAATTTTAGTAGAGGCCATATCTGAGCCTATTGGGGCAGGAATATCCCTGCCAGCTCACTGTGGAAAAGGCTCTTGAGGGACTGCATCCGGTTCCAATGTGTAGCGGTTCAAAGAGGTGGGATGAAATGCCCCTCCAATGCTTGAAAATCCATCCCCACAGTACTAACCGAGCTAGACCCGATGACACACATGCCCATCAGTGTTCTTTTAGATAAGATTTAGGAATGGGAGATTACTTTGCATCCCCCACTAAGAGGATAGCAATTGTCTCCCCGTCTTTCACAAGAGCCATGAGAAATGACCCACGGAATTACCAAAAGTATACAGCCAGGCAGTTTCGCTGCCTTACAGAGATTATACCGTACAAATGTCAGCTACCCAAGCTGGCCTTTCAGTTTCGTGGTGCCAAACGAACTGAAGCATAGGCAGCTTCTAGATTAGCTTCCATGATAGAATAGTTTCCAACTATGGAAGGGCAGAGTGACGAGTAGCTGGTTAGAAGGATGTTTCTGAGTAATCATAACCGCCTGGAGTCTGACGAATGCTTGATTATGGGCCTAGTCGGAGGGGTTAAGGAATATCACATGCAAAACCCGATATAGAGCCCCCAGAGAACAAAAGTCATATAGCCTAGACACCACGTCCGAGTTTATTGATCGCATGTTATAGGGGGCCATCATGACATGTGTACGATGCACATAAATGATAATCATTGCTCAAGAATAACTGCTTAGCCAAATCCTGCCGCTCGTGTAGCTGACCAAAACCCTACGTTTTAGCTCGAGGGGGGGGTAGAGGATCTGCATGGGCACTCGCAACGTTTGCCATGTGTCTAGGTGGTGCATCAGAATAATCATCTTCGTAGTCGTCTTCATATCCGTCGTCGGAATGGGTCGAGCGACCTCTTTCATTAGTCGGAGCGGGGGAAATATCAGCGGGTCGAGCTGCTGCGTGGGATTGATCCGAGATATGCTCGACGGTATGACTGCCTTTCGTAGCTACTTTGCTGgttttcttccccttcctgctttttgctttggctttttctAGTAAACGCTTTcgatctgcttcttcctgccGATGTCGACGATCCTTGATTTCGTAATCTCGAATAAGAGTACGGGGAGGTTCGCCAAAAATACGCTCATACTCGCAAAACTCGCAAATCCAGATCTCCGTCGAGTCCGGCAGGCTGTTATAATAGTTCTCTGTCGCAATCTGCCGTCGAGTACGCGCAGCCATGACAAGCTCCCTCTCTAAGCGACTGCGGGTTTTCCTAGCAGAGCCACCGGGAAGCTTATTGGCTTGCTTGGATGAACCACTCTGGTGCAGGCTAGGGTTTTGAGGAGCGACAGTTGGTAAGTGTTGTAGCGACTGGGCTGGGGCGCCGTGGCCAACAGAACGACCTTGAAGATGATTAGAATACGACAGCGTTGACCGAGGCCAGAGAAACTCACCAGGCCACTGTATAGCCCCAGGTGTTTGCGATTCACAAGTGAATGTAAATTGCGTTGAAGCAGGCATTTCCTTATATGTGGTCATGCGCGGCTGCAAGAGACTTCCATTCTCCTGTCCCTGTAGAGGTACCTTCTCAGCAGTTGCAATCGCGTTAGATATAATACCACTCCCAGTTTGACCTATAAGCGAACTTGTCAGCCTACGCACAGCTTGCCGCGCCTATGTGTGCTCATAGAGGAACCAAAGAGACATACCAGACGACGCCCATTGAGACGAACCAGCTTTTGAACGATTCGACCAGGCGTTGCTTCCGTCTGACAAAGCTCGTAAGGGGCTACGTCCATTTCTTGACCGTCCAAGTCTCCCTCTGCCAGAACCAGACAACCCTTGACTGCCTGTCACATGGGAACTATTTCCCGACAGGCCTGCTGGGGGGAGCTGTGCTCTATTACTGAGCACTTCGTTCACTGGTGATCGAGGTCGTATAGAGTTCGACAATGCGTTGGCTTCGCTGGTCAAAGAAAGACTAGTATTCGCTAATGAGTCTCCAGTGGTGGGAATTTTCcgtttcttcttgttgttggtgttttcGAAAGATTCATAGCCATCCACTGAGGAAGCAGTGGACGCGAGTAGTGGTAATTCAATCGATTGGCGAAGCGGGTCCAATGTCGCTGAAGACTGTATGACCATTCCCTGGATTTTTGATGAAGATCCCATTACGAGGGATCCTCGCAATTCGTCGTTGATTACGGTCGTCATTGCAGCTCCATTCCGTCGTAACGTAGAGTTCCGCTTGGAATCATCACGGTGGTGTTGAATAGCGGAGCCAATTGTTGTCAAGGTCGATGTTCCATTATCATCTCTCGCGGTATAGGTTGGATAATAGAAAAGAGGAACGTGGTCATGGATATAGGAGGGATATTTGATCGAGTTTGCAACCTCTGGTGATAATCTCTCTCGAAGTCGACGCTTCGGCAGGGGCCGAATAGGCCGATCGGGAAATAACAACGACACGGCATCAGGAGACATTATCATTCACTGTTCTGCTTCAGCGTTAAACGTACAACTTGTTAGCAGTTAAACATTTAACAGAGTAATGAGAATAGGGAATATGAATGTGGGGTAATAGGTAAATATCCAGGTTGAGGGCAATCGCAActgacaaaaaaaaaaaaaga of the Trichoderma breve strain T069 chromosome 4, whole genome shotgun sequence genome contains:
- a CDS encoding WD domain, g-beta repeat domain-containing protein, encoding MASTKIIQLQSLKPDLHERAWVSIPHPNLPLIATAHGKNVTVFSLSTLSLHSVLADGHSRSVRSVSWKPNLPPHNLCLITGSFDSSAGVWRWANGGDEGDDDSADGLGRDMTRGPGNEDSVKTGDWDYNLVLEGHDSEVKGCAFSPSGAYLATCSRDKSIWIWEDIASAESEDDWETIAVLNEHEGDVKAVAWCPDVPGRNNVGQRYYSVDVLASASYDNTARIWREDSDGEWVCVAVLQGHQGTVWGVEWEPQPKNDEFPRLMTFSADGTIRVWTLEQEKEEQWNCTAVLPKVHDKDVYSVTWSADSGLVASTGSDGIVALYKEDSDVVSNFQSAPENNAPNDSAGSNHDSSAVSGPQWQLLTTVPNAHGPYEINHITWCKRHDAGSTRRGEEEMLVTTGDDGVVQSWQVDVKSP